AAACTACGGCGAAGGTTCATCTCGTGAGCATGCCGCTATGGAGCCACGCCACCTTGGTGTACGTGCCATACTTGTAAAATCATTTGCCCGTATACACGAAACCAACCTTAAAAAACAAGGCATGTTGGGTATCACCTTTGCCGATACCAACGACTACGACAAAATACAGGAAGACGACACCATTGATATATTAGGCTTAACCACCTTTGCCCCAGGCAAACAGTTAACCGTAGTATTGCACCATGCCGATGGCACAACAGAATCGTTCCCGGTAAACCATACCTATAATGCACAGCAGATAGAGTGGTTTAAAGCCGGCGGCGCTTTAAACATCATCCGCAGGCAAATGGTTAACTAAGTTAAAAGTCAAAATTAAAAAGTAAAAAGCCTTCCCGATTGGGAAGGCTTTTTTTGTGAGATATGAATTGCTAGCGCACGCGTGTCGCGTGCGCTACTATCCTGCTATCGACACACGCGACACGCGTGCGCCAGCAAGGGGATATTTTTATTAATTCCTTATATATTAGAGTATGGATTCATCCCATTTAACCATTGATGTTGATAGAAGTATAGATAGGCAGAGGTTGATTTATAAAAGTAGTTTCAGCCTGTATTTTGAATACTTCAGCCGTTGTTTATTAGCGAGCTGTATGTTTTTTTTAGGTAATATTCTGATCCAAGCCTATGAAATACCTGATCCGTTAGCCACTATAATAATTATATTCCTATCAATATGGTTGCTTGGTAGTTTGTACTTTATAAATAAGTTGAACAAAATTATCGGTTTGAACGATGAAGGAAACAAATTAAAGGTAGCTGCTTTTCTTCATGATAAATTTGATAACATCACCTGTATCTACAGTAGCCACCATATATATATTTACATTAACGAGCCAAAGCCAATTGGCATAACTAAAATTATAACACTTCTTTTTTATAACAACGAAGTTTATTTAAATATTTCAACACTCAATAAAAAAACAGATTCTAAAATGTTTTTATCAGCCACATATGATTATTTTAAAGCGAAAAACATACAGAAAATCTTAGCACAGCAATTAAATCCGATGTCCCGTTAGTCTGGATTTATAATCCTGACTGTAACGATTGCGGATTTGTAATCCGCGTGATAAAATTGTTACGGGGATTGCAAATCCCAAAATACTTAGTCCAGATTGCAAATCCGGACTAACAAAAGAATTTTTTGTGGGTAGATTCCCCATGTCCTTGCGAGGAGGAACGACGTGGCAATCTCATAGGATGCATGATTGCGCACCTGTCCACTGTTATTGCTTCTCCGTTGGCCAACGGAGAAGCAATAACACAGTTTATTAGTTGCATTAAGGGAGATTGCTTCGTGCCTCGCAATGACGCGCGGGGGAGAGAATTAAGCACTTCGCTGCCGCGGGTTTAGCGCAGCGTAATTCGTGGTACCGGCGTACGCCACGCTATTGCCCGCAATGCCATGAGAGCATAATAAACTACTTAACTCAACTTCCAGTCAGGCCTTTCAAAATGGCAGGTATACCCGTAAGGATTTTTTTGCAGGTAATCCTGGTGCTCGGCTTCGGCATCCCAAAAATCGGATGCGGGTACTACTTCGGTAATAATTTTGCCCGGCCAAATGCCTGATGCTTCCATGTCGGCAATTAAGTCGTTAGCGGTATCGCGCTGGCTGTCGTTCAAATAAAATATAGCCGAACGGTAAGACGTTCCTATATCGTTGCCTTGTCTGTTACGGGTGGTAGGATCGTGGATCTGGAAGAAATACTCCAGCAGTTTACGGTAGGATAGCACCGCTGGGTCAAACTCAATGGCAATGCCTTCTGCATGGGTGCCATGGTTACGGTAGGTGGCGTTGGGTACATCGCCGCCGGTATATCCAACCCGCGTCGAAATCACACCGGGTTGTTGCCTTATTAGCTCTTCTACCCCCCAAAAGCAGCCGCCGGCCAGTATCGCTTTTTCTGTATTCATAGTATACAAATATATAAAGGCGGGCGAATGTTTGAGTCTGAGAATTGTCGGGTATAGTTTATAAAGAACAAAAATGCCATTTGGCTGATAAAAGACTGCCCTTGTTGCCCGCTACCGCGAGTTTAGCGCAGCATAACTCGTGGTATATCATACGTAAGCTTGAAGCTTACATCAGCTGAAAGCTGATATCATGCGTACCACGAGTTGAAAACTCGCGGCAGCAGATGGCAAAAAAATAGCGATGTGTTTGAAACCCATCGCTATATAATAAATATAAATACCTAACCTCTAATCTCCCCTCACTACTCACTAACTCAAAACCGCTCTTTTAAAAACTTACCGGTAAAGCTGTCTTTTACTTTGATCAGGTCTTCGGGTATGCCTTCAAATACAACGTTACCGCCGCGGTTACCACCTTCGGGGCCAATATCAATTACCCAGTCGGCGCATTTTATTACATCCATGTTATGCTCTATTACAATAATGGTGTTGCCATGCTCTAACAGCGCGTCGAATGATTTTAGCAGTTTTTTAATATCGGCAAAGTGCAAACCAGTGGTAGGCTCATCAAAAATAAACAAGGTTTTATGTGTGTTGTTACCCTTTACCAGGAACGACGCCAGCTTAATACGCTGTGCCTCGCCGCCCGAAAGCGTGTTTGATGATTGGCCCAACTGCACATAACCCAAGCCTACATCAACCAATGGTTTTATTTTAGCGATTATCTTGGGCTCTTTGGCAAAAAACTCCAATGCCTCGTCAATGGTCAGCTCTAAAACTTCCGATACGTTCTTTTCATTATAGGTAACATCAAGTATATGCTGTTTAAAGCGTTTACCGCCGCAGGCCTCGCAGGTTAAAAATATATCGGCCATAAACTGCATCTCTATCTTCACCTCGCCTTCGCCCTGGCAAACATCGCAGCGGCCACCCTCTACGTTAAACGAGAAGGCCGATGGCTTTAAGCCGGCAGCTTTGGCCACAGGCAGGGCCGCATACAGGTTGCGTATCTCGTCCCAGGCCTTAACATAAGTAACCGGGTTCGATCGTGACGAACGGCCGATGGGGTTTTGGTCCACCAGTTCTACCTGTTCAATTTTGTTGTAATCGCCCTCCAGGCTGTCAAACGCGCCGCTTTGGTCGCCGTTGTAGTTACCTAAGGTTTTTTGCAGGGCGGGTGCCAGCACACGCTTTACCAAACTGGTTTTACCCGAGCCCGATACGCCTGTTACCACGGTAAGCACCCCAAGCGGAAACTTAGCATTTACATGGTTAAGGTTATTTTCTCGGGCGCCTTTTATCTCAATAAAATCGTTCCATTTACGGCGGCTTGCAGGTATGGCAATTTCTTCGCGGCCGCTTAGGTATTTACCGGTAAGGCTGTCATCATCCACGATGATCTGATCGTAAGTACCCGTAAATATAAGGTTACCGCCATGCGTACCGGCTTCGGGGCCAATATCAATAATATGGTCGGCAGCTTTCATTATCTCTTCTTCGTGCTCAACTACTAATACAGTGTTGCCCACATCGCGCAACGACCGTAATACGGTAATAAGGCGTTGAGTATCGCGCGGGTGCAAGCCAATGCTCGGCTCGTCCAACACATATACCGAACCTACCAGGCTACTACCCAGCGAGGTGGCCAGGTTAATACGCTGCGACTCGCCGCCCGATAGCGTGTTTGATAAACGATTAAGCGTTAAATAACTTAAGCCAACATCATTTAAAAAGCTAAGGCGATTGGTTATTTCTAACAGCAGGCGCTTGCCTACCTTAAGGTCGGTTTCGTTTAGTTTAAGGTTGCTGAAAAATTCAAGCGCGCTATCTAAAGGCATCAATACCACATCGGTTATAGACATGCCATCAATTTTTACATACGAGGCATCCTTACGCAAACGGCTGCCCTTACACTCGGGGCAGGTAGTTTTGCCGCGGTAGCGCGATAGCAGCACCCGGTACTGTATCTTATAGGTTTGCTCCTCCATTTCTTTGAAGAAAGCATCCAACCCGCGAAAATATTGGTTACCCGTCCATAACAACAGTTGCTGCCCGGCAGTAAGCTGGTTATACTGGCGGTGAATAGGAAAATCGAACTTAATTGAGCTTTTTACCAGTACATCGTTCCATTCGCGCATCTTCTCGCCTCGCCATGGGGCAATAGCACCCTCGTAAACGCTTTTGCTTTTATCGGGGATAACCAAATCCTCGTCAATGCCAATAACCTTGCCATAGCCCTCGCAACGCTTGCAGGCGCCATATGGGTTGTTAAAGCTAAAAAAGTTTGGTGTAGGCTCTTCAAAGCGGATGTTATCCAGCTCAAAACGGTCGCAAAAAAAGCGCTCCAACTCAGCCCCACCTAAATCCTCCCCAGCAGGGAGGACTTTTAATTCTGAAGCCCTCCCTTCCGGGGAGGGTTGGGGAGGGGCTACATAGCGTACATAACAATCGCCTTTGCCTTCAAAAAAAGCGGTTTGTATACTATCGGCCAGGCGGCTAATGGTTTCGTCTTCTTCGTTTTTAGTGATGCGGTCTATTACAATTCGTACCACCGATGCCACAGGCAATGCCGATTCGGCCGTATCTTCTTTTGCTTTGGTCTTTTTTGTTTTGGCCGGTTCGGCAGTAGCATCAGCCAGCATAGATGTATTGTCAATGCTTTCGTCTTCCAGCAGGCTCTCTATACGCGATACCTGCCCGTTAAACTCCACGCGTACAAAACCCTTTTGCATTAATACCGCCAGTTCTTCTTTTATACTGCGGTTATTATGCGGGTGCAGCGGGCAAAGTATGGTTACCTGGCTATCATCAGGCAGGGCGGTAATAAAATTGATCACATCGGTAACGCTGTCCTTTTTTACGATACCGCCCGATACCGGCGAAATGGTTTTACCAATGCGCGAAAAAAGCAGTTTTAAGTAATCGTATATCTCGGTTGATGTGCCTACGGTAGAGCGCGGATTGCTGGTAATTACCTTTTGCTCGATAGCGATTGCAGGGGCTATACCTTTTATATAGTCTACATCGGGTTTGTTCATGCGGCCCAAAAACTGGCGGGCGTATGACGACAGGCTCTCTACATACCTGCGCTGCCCCTCGGCATACAAGGTATCAAACGCCAGGGACGATTTACCCGAACCCGACATGCCGGTAATAACCACCAGCTTGTTTTTGGGGATGGCCACATCCATGTTTTTCAGGTTGTGTACCCTTGCCCCTTTTATGATAATATGTTTCTGCGGATCTTTTTCTGCTTCTTTGATCATTAGTTATTTAAACTGTCGATGGTGTTCATAGCTGCAGTTCAATTAAACCTTTCGGCTCGGCGTGCAGTCTATTAAAATAAAGGACTCGGTTTGGAAATGCAAAAATCCTAAAATAATTAGCCTTATCCAAATGAGTTTGAGTATTTACAGCAGTTAATGTGTTATTAGTAAAAGAGTTTGCACTGTAGTGACATGGTTTTTACCGATAAAAAATAAAACGTAACATACCCTTCTAAAAAATATTTGTTTTTATTTTTAAGATTATTATATTTGAGGGTAACATTTTCTTAACCCTAAAAAGGATACACTATCGATAGAACTCTACTTTAATAACGCATTAAATCTTAATTTAGTTTATTAGTAGCTTTCTATGGATTTTCAATTGAAAAGTGATCAGGATCTAATCCATCTGTATATCGCCGGCGATGAGGCCGGGCTGGTTGAGTTGATCAGAAGATATCAATCTAAAATTTACACATCTATTTATTTGCTCGTTAAAGACGAAGCCCTTGCCGAAGATATTTTTCAGGATACCTTTATTAAGGTTATTAATACCTTAAAAGCCGGCAAATACAACGAGGAAGGCAAGTTTTTACCATGGGTAACCCGTATTGGCCATAACCTGGTGATAGACCATTTCCGACGCGAAAAACGCGCCCCTATGGTAAGCAACGGCGACGACTTCGACATATTTGAGGTTTTAGGCAATTACGATGAAAGCGCCGAAGACCGCCTGGTGCGCGAGCAAACCCACAAAGACCTTAAATCGCTTATACAGCTTTTACCATCCGAGCAAAAAGAAGTATTGATAATGCGCCACTTTGGCGACATGAGCTTTAAAGAAATTGCCGATGTTACCGATGTAAGCATTAACACCGCCCTGGGCCGTATGCGCTATGCGCTTAACAACCTGCGTAAAATGATGCAAAGCAAAGAATTGAGCTTGAAAAATTAGGTTGATTTGTTAAAGTTGTTGTAAGGTTTTTTAACCGGTTAACACATAATTTGGGCTAATTAGATTTTTATTGAATTTATTTTTGGCCCTTTTTTATGTTTTTGCCACACCAAACAAATGTGTCGTTGAAACACAATGACTTAGCTATCTTTGCATTGTGTGCTAACATGAAAAATAAGTGAAAATAATTTCATTTAAATTTCATGTTGTATGAAATAATCCCAAAAAAGTATCGTTATTTTTATATTAAAAAAATAACATAGCTTATGGGTGAAACCTTTACTTCAAATTTTAATGCGGTCACTAATAAAGCTCGGGTGAAAGAGGCAGAGGTACATGAAAATCTGGAAGCAGACGATATGATATTTTATCACTCGCTGCGTGCTGATTTGGATCTTTTAAAGAAAAAGCCAAAACTGCAAACCATTCATTACATCTTAGATTACTCAAAAAGCCAACGCTAATTAGTACTAAGCAAAAGCACTGGTTCATAGGTTGCCGGTTAGATAGCACATATCTGCCGACTGATCTATGAACCTTTCTATTTTGTAATAGTTCATTGGCTCACCGGTTCATTCGTTCATTGGTGAATAGTTTGATAATTTTGTGGCTCAATGATCCGGCGGAGCAATACCAATGAACAATTGAACTAATGAACTATTGAACCACCCTAATAAAAATGCTAAAAACCGAACGTTACCGCCATTTTGTAGAGTACTTTTCAAAAAACCAGCCCGACGCGGTTACCGAGCTGCATTATAACAACCCCTACCAGTTATTGGTAGCGGTTATACTATCGGCGCAATGCACCGATAAACGCATTAACCAAATAACCCCCGCCCTTTTTGAGCGCTTCCCCGATGCGGCTTCGCTTGCGGCATCAAGTTCTGATGAGATTTTTCCGTACATACGCAGTGTGAGTTACCCTAACAACAAGGCCAAACATTTGGCCGGCATGGGCAAAATGCTGATGGAGGTTTTTAACGGCGAAATACCAAGGGGTATAGATGACCTGCAAAAATTACCCGGCGTTGGCCGCAAAACCGCCAATGTAATAGCCTCGGTGGTATTTGAAACTGCTGCCATAGCGGTTGATACGCATGTATTTAGGGTGGCAAACCGTATTGGCTTAACCACCAATGCCCGCACCCCCCTGGCTGTCGAAAAACAACTGGTTGAGTACCTGCCTAAAGAAACCTTGCACATTGCCCACCATTGGCTGATATTACATGGCAGGTATATTTGCGTTGCCCGTACACCAAAATGCCATATATGCCCCCTAACCTGGTTTTGCAAATACTACCAGCAGCACAATACCGAAACCGCCCTGCTAAAAGCCGAGGCCGCCAAAATAAAAAAGGCCAAAGAAGCCAAAAAGAAAAAGACACTTAACAAGATAAGTAAGGAACTGGCCAAGCGAAGTGTTGATAATAATAATTGATTGCTATTTTAAGGTTAAGTAAATTCAACCATTATAAAGTACTACTGCAAGCAACGGCGTAGCAATCATTAACATACAGGCAGGCGACAGGCTTGTTAATGATTGCCGCGCAGCTTGCGCTAAATAAGCTGCAAAAAACACTAAAATAAATTACTAAAAATATTAGTAATTTAATAAATTATATTTTATATTTGTTTCACAAAAAATTGAGATGAGCAATACAGATAAATTAAAAGCCCTGCAGCTTACCCTGGATAAGCTGGAAAAATCATACGGAAAAGGCACTATCATGAAAATGGGTGACACTGCCATTGAACCTACCGAAGTAATATCAACCGGATCTTTAGGGTTGGATATTGCCTTAGGTGTAGGCGGTTTGCCAAAAGGCAGGGTAATAGAAATATACGGGCCCGAATCATCAGGTAAAACCACGCTGGCCATACACGCCATTGCCGAGTCGCAAAAGAAAGGCGGCATTGCTGCTTTTATTGATGCTGAGCACGCGTTCGATCGTTTTTATGCCAAAAAATTGGGCGTAGATGTAGAGAACCTTTTGATATCTCAGCCGGATAACGGCGAGCAAGCTTTAGAAATTGCCGATAACCTGATCCGCTCAGGTGCTATAGATATTTTAGTTATCGACTCTGTTGCCGCATTGGTACCAAAAGCCGAGATAGAAGGCGAAATGGGCGATTCTAAGATGGGTTTACATGCCCGCTTAATGTCGCAGGCATTGCGTAAACTAACCGGTACCATTAGCAAAACCGGATGCTGCTGCATATTTATTAACCAACTGCGCGATAAAATAGGTGTGATGTTTGGTAACCCCGAGACTACTACCGGTGGTAACGCTTTAAAATTTTATGCTTCGGTACGTTTAGATGTACGCCGTATATCGCAAATTAAAGATACCGACGAAGTATCCGGTAATCGCGTTAAGGTGAAGATAGTTAAAAACAAAGTTGCGCCGCCGTTCCGTATAGCCGAGTTCGACATTATGTTTGGCGAGGGTATATCAAAAGCAGGTGAAATAATTGACCTGGGTGTTGAATACAACATCATTAAAAAGGCGGGATCGTGGTTTAGCTACGGCGAAACCCGCCTTGGCCAGGGCCGCGACGCGGTTAAACAACTAATTTTGGATAACCCCGAATTAGCCGAAGAACTGGAAATAAAAATAAAAGAAACTGTTACCGGCGATAGCTTAGCCGAAGTATAAGTTTTACTCCTATCAAATACAAAAAAGCCTTCCTTAACCGGGGAGGCTTTTTTTGTGCCCTGCATTTGCGGATACTACCATAATATCTTGCAATTATTTACTCAACGCGAACGGGAAGTGGCTGACAGAATGTGGCTTTAAAATGGTACGTACTGGTACGCATAAAAAATACCACTTATCTACTATTTATTTAATCACCTAAATAACAGATATTTACTACTTATAAGCCCTAATAATTATAAACATGAAAAAACCTTTACAAAATTTGGTTATGCTTGTGTGCTTTTTGATACTGCTAATTGCGGTTGTAGTATCGTGCACAAAAGAGGCGGCCACCGTTCCGGACAATGTTGCCATTGCAAGCCCTTTAAAAACACCGGCCCTATCAGCCGTACCCAGCCTTCTCAATCTGCAGCCCAACCGTGGCCGCCCGGGGGATACAATAACTTTAATAGGCGGTAATTTTAGCGCCAAGGCATCGGAAGATGTAGTTAAATTTAATGGCGTTACGGCGGTAGTAATATCGGCCA
The window above is part of the Inquilinus sp. KBS0705 genome. Proteins encoded here:
- the nth gene encoding endonuclease III, with protein sequence MLKTERYRHFVEYFSKNQPDAVTELHYNNPYQLLVAVILSAQCTDKRINQITPALFERFPDAASLAASSSDEIFPYIRSVSYPNNKAKHLAGMGKMLMEVFNGEIPRGIDDLQKLPGVGRKTANVIASVVFETAAIAVDTHVFRVANRIGLTTNARTPLAVEKQLVEYLPKETLHIAHHWLILHGRYICVARTPKCHICPLTWFCKYYQQHNTETALLKAEAAKIKKAKEAKKKKTLNKISKELAKRSVDNNN
- the msrA gene encoding peptide-methionine (S)-S-oxide reductase MsrA codes for the protein MNTEKAILAGGCFWGVEELIRQQPGVISTRVGYTGGDVPNATYRNHGTHAEGIAIEFDPAVLSYRKLLEYFFQIHDPTTRNRQGNDIGTSYRSAIFYLNDSQRDTANDLIADMEASGIWPGKIITEVVPASDFWDAEAEHQDYLQKNPYGYTCHFERPDWKLS
- the recA gene encoding recombinase RecA — its product is MSNTDKLKALQLTLDKLEKSYGKGTIMKMGDTAIEPTEVISTGSLGLDIALGVGGLPKGRVIEIYGPESSGKTTLAIHAIAESQKKGGIAAFIDAEHAFDRFYAKKLGVDVENLLISQPDNGEQALEIADNLIRSGAIDILVIDSVAALVPKAEIEGEMGDSKMGLHARLMSQALRKLTGTISKTGCCCIFINQLRDKIGVMFGNPETTTGGNALKFYASVRLDVRRISQIKDTDEVSGNRVKVKIVKNKVAPPFRIAEFDIMFGEGISKAGEIIDLGVEYNIIKKAGSWFSYGETRLGQGRDAVKQLILDNPELAEELEIKIKETVTGDSLAEV
- the uvrA gene encoding excinuclease ABC subunit A, translating into MKEAEKDPQKHIIIKGARVHNLKNMDVAIPKNKLVVITGMSGSGKSSLAFDTLYAEGQRRYVESLSSYARQFLGRMNKPDVDYIKGIAPAIAIEQKVITSNPRSTVGTSTEIYDYLKLLFSRIGKTISPVSGGIVKKDSVTDVINFITALPDDSQVTILCPLHPHNNRSIKEELAVLMQKGFVRVEFNGQVSRIESLLEDESIDNTSMLADATAEPAKTKKTKAKEDTAESALPVASVVRIVIDRITKNEEDETISRLADSIQTAFFEGKGDCYVRYVAPPQPSPEGRASELKVLPAGEDLGGAELERFFCDRFELDNIRFEEPTPNFFSFNNPYGACKRCEGYGKVIGIDEDLVIPDKSKSVYEGAIAPWRGEKMREWNDVLVKSSIKFDFPIHRQYNQLTAGQQLLLWTGNQYFRGLDAFFKEMEEQTYKIQYRVLLSRYRGKTTCPECKGSRLRKDASYVKIDGMSITDVVLMPLDSALEFFSNLKLNETDLKVGKRLLLEITNRLSFLNDVGLSYLTLNRLSNTLSGGESQRINLATSLGSSLVGSVYVLDEPSIGLHPRDTQRLITVLRSLRDVGNTVLVVEHEEEIMKAADHIIDIGPEAGTHGGNLIFTGTYDQIIVDDDSLTGKYLSGREEIAIPASRRKWNDFIEIKGARENNLNHVNAKFPLGVLTVVTGVSGSGKTSLVKRVLAPALQKTLGNYNGDQSGAFDSLEGDYNKIEQVELVDQNPIGRSSRSNPVTYVKAWDEIRNLYAALPVAKAAGLKPSAFSFNVEGGRCDVCQGEGEVKIEMQFMADIFLTCEACGGKRFKQHILDVTYNEKNVSEVLELTIDEALEFFAKEPKIIAKIKPLVDVGLGYVQLGQSSNTLSGGEAQRIKLASFLVKGNNTHKTLFIFDEPTTGLHFADIKKLLKSFDALLEHGNTIIVIEHNMDVIKCADWVIDIGPEGGNRGGNVVFEGIPEDLIKVKDSFTGKFLKERF
- a CDS encoding sigma-70 family RNA polymerase sigma factor, encoding MDFQLKSDQDLIHLYIAGDEAGLVELIRRYQSKIYTSIYLLVKDEALAEDIFQDTFIKVINTLKAGKYNEEGKFLPWVTRIGHNLVIDHFRREKRAPMVSNGDDFDIFEVLGNYDESAEDRLVREQTHKDLKSLIQLLPSEQKEVLIMRHFGDMSFKEIADVTDVSINTALGRMRYALNNLRKMMQSKELSLKN